A window of Phaseolus vulgaris cultivar G19833 chromosome 4, P. vulgaris v2.0, whole genome shotgun sequence genomic DNA:
AAGTATGACGGATGGAGAGGCCTAAAGGAACTTCATTATGATAATAGCAAAGTTTCTTTATGGTGGAGAGATTTGATGAAGGTATGGAGTTAAGAGAAGTGGGGAAGGAAGTTTGAAGATTATGTTAATTGGGAGGTTGGAAATGGGAAAGACATTTTGTTCTGGTCAGATAATTGGGTTTTCCCCAAGGTTATTCTCTTTATCTGTTCTTAAGGAAGCAAACATAAGTGAATGTGGATCAAGGGCTAATGAGGTATGGGAGTGGAACTTAAGGTGGAGAAGAGGTTTGTTTGCTTGGGAGGAGGATCAAGTAAGCCAGCTCTTAGAAACAATTTCTAATAAGAGGATTGAGTCGGAGATAGGGGATAAATGGGTCTGGAAGGATAGTGAGACAACAGTGTTTTCAGTCAAGTCTGCTTACGGGCTATTAAAGGGAGAAGGAGAAGTCGAGATTTTACAAATTTTTCTGGAAGATTAAAGCGTTGCCTTCAGCTTATGTCACAACTTGGAGGGTGATTGAAAACGAGGTAGCCTCCAAGGTAAATCTGGTGAGACGGGGGATACAGATTGAGTGTAATCTTTGCAGCTTATGCAGGTTATCAAAGGAGTCaacaaataatttattcttCGATTGCAGGGTAGCTTGACTAATTTGGAACCTATGTTATGACTGGTTAGGATTGAATTCAGTTGATCTTATCATTCTCGGGTCACATTTTGAACACTTCAAAATTTTGGATGCACCTAATTTAGTTAATCTTACTATGTGTAATATTTGGATAACTTTGGTCAGTGAGATTTGGAGACACAGGAATAATTGTTTGTTTAAAGGAGGAGTGGTTAATCATACTGAAGTTTTTTCTCTAGAAGAGGtcaaggtttggtcttggaacAACTCAAAGATATCGTCAGTTAGTTTCTCATTCTCTGAATGGTGTCTTGAACCGTTGGTATGTATGTACTCGATTTAATGTTGGTGCATTGATTTTTTTCTTCAGTTATTAGAGTTGGAAAAGAAGTAGAGGATTAATCTGTGAATTTTAGATATGAAGGTGAAAATgaacttttatcttttattctcTGTATGAGGGTTGGATCACCCCTAAGTGAAccgatttaatttaattgtttattgccgataaaaaaaagtctttatcttttaaatatttaaagaaactataaatttttttcacccatattaataatatatttattgaatatgttatttacatatatatatttccCATCTacaactaaatatattttttatcaacaataacaaaatttataaatcaaaatctAAGTTGTTAAAGGGCTCCAACCATTTAAAAAGTACAAGTAATATAAGTGCAGTTTCTACTCTCTTTTTTCCCAGTATAAATTACAATATGCTTAAATACACTGCTaaagaattattaaataaaaattagttttaaaaactaaaattaattaattattatattaacttaaagattaaaaaatttattaataattaaattaatttctaataatgataaatagtttctaatatttaataattaacaaTTAAAGTTTTAGgtattaattatttagattaattaataactaaaatcttaataactaattagatatcaatttaaaaactatttatcatataaattaatttaaatattaataattttttaattttaaaataatatataatttaattaatataacaattaattatttatatttaaaaattattttttattgaatgattttaatatattctTAATTCCCACCTTCCTATATGCCACACAATTCCCTGATAATAAAAAACCTCGATTGCAAAAGAAAACATATTACAGCTTTTACTAATACTAATACTAGGCCAccattttatttatgaaaaaaataaatttatgaatcatttcaaaaaaataatcaaactCTAATACAAATACAGAACATAACAATCAGTGCCACCATGTTGGTCATTACTATCACTTACATTGCAAACCCATATTTTCTTTGGAGAAAAAAAGGTGATATTGAAGGGTGCCGACATATTTACTCTGAACAGTTTTTTATTTTGGCTTGGAGCCTAATGCCATTACTCTGTACTCTTTTCTGAATTACATTACAAAGGTGGCACACATGCATGTTATGGTTGCTTCCATGATTACTAGGCCTTGTCTATTTGCATCCTTTGTCTTCATGGAAAAGAGATTCAAGTATTACATCatcattataattataatgaaGGTGAGAATGGTGCGGGGAGTATTTTAACTATGTGGCACTGTTTTTGTCGGTTGACGCTCTCGCCTATTGACTTTGGTGACAAGCTCTAATTCCGTCTGTCTCTTCAGAAATCTGTTCTATCTCTTGTTGCACTGGAACGTGGCTTCGTTGAAATAGAGGGagtcctacctgttgattgcactccgacgatcaagtcagtaagggcttactagaatttaagaagtattgagttttagtcttagaaacaacgtacctttacctagggtctcaaacccccttttatagcttatatcttgtaacaactttctctcaTAAGAATCTAGTCTCAAttgaaagcatactcaacaggaAAACATTCTGTTTATGGGCACTTTCTCTCAAGGTGCTGCAACAAAAATGAATCTTATCTCTAAGGAgagtataaaataataacagaacaaCTACCTCACAGGAGGGCACCAACTTATGCGCCAACATCCGAGGAATATTCTGCTTAAATGGACACCCTACTCATGGTGTAACGCTATTTTTTGTCACGCATGCAACTTAACCACTATGTGCCCTAGAACAAACGTACTTAAGTTAAAAGAAACATTTACTTGACCTAGACACCACATGTACTATACATACCCCTAGGTTTAAAAATACCCTTTACTAGTAGCCTTATACTAACGTATAAAAGGTTATTTTAATTATGCCACAACGGGTTTACTAACCAAACTGGCTCCAATCACATGAGCAACTTTGTTGGCCCAACAACTGAGCTGACCTACCTATACCATGAACCAAAACTCGACCATCGATCACTGAGCCTTGAGCACTCTGCCCAGTACAAGCACAAAGAAGCTTTTTCCTATGCAAGCTATTATGTGGGAAGGGGGTACATAGTAATATTCGGTCAGCATATTAATTCTTGTTCTAAATGTGTTGTGATCAATGTCTATCCAGCATGCAACTTGAATGATAAGGTTGCCCTGTGGGAAAATATGACGATAGTTAAAAATGCATATCCGAATCTTGCTTAGTGTTTTTGTGGTGACTTTAATGTCATCAGGAATACGAATGAAATGAAAGGTGTTAGCACAAGGGGTTGCCAAAAGAAAGAAATCACCGGGTTTAATAGTTTCATTGAGAGGAATTATATGGTAGAATTACCAATAGTTGGCAAGAAGTATACTCGGTACAAAACAAATGGTTCAACTAAGAACAGATTAGATAGGGTGCTTGTCTCTGATGAGTGACTTTTTAAGTGGCCATTAAGCAAGCAATatattcaacaaagagtggttTTAGACCACTATGCTATAGTGGTGAAGTCTCTAGTTATCGACCGGGAATCAAAGCCTTTTAGGATCATCGATGCTTGGCATATGGAGCCAGGTTCAAGGATTTGGTGTAGGAAAAATGGAATTCTTACTATTCAACTCTCAGAAAGATACTTCAATTACAGATTTAAGTAGtagtttaaaatttgattttctgTAGAGAAGAAGCTGGTACCAAGGGAATTAACTCAGTTGAACCAGCTGATGGAGGAAATAAGAAGTATTAAACTAATAGCAGTAGGAAATTAATGACTTCATATGGATGGAGGATGAATCACAAGTTTGTACTAAAAAATTCACATAGTGAAACAAGACATATATATGGACTAATAAACTTTCACTGTTATAATTCAAAGTTATACTTTTACTGACATGCTACGTTGAGATTGTTATAGGTAAATAAGAAATGGAACAAAAATATGGGTAGTTGTGACACCTCACTTTTCTGATTTAGCAATCGTGTAAGCAAACTCAAGCATGGTATCGTGCATGTGCGCCACCTTTCACATTTCAATGCAGAAAACAACGAAAACATCACTATTAATGCTTCATAATTCAGTCATGGACTCGTTCCATCTGAAAATATTGTTACATAAATAACCCTCTTGAGGGGATTTTCTCTTCACAgcaaacagcaagaacaaaagATGGGTTTGAAGAACAACAACACGATGGTGCTAAAGGTGTGCTTCGTGCTACTCTTCCTTCTGGGAACTTGCACTGCTAGCTTGAAGCTGTCTGAGCTAGGCCTACTCATGAAAAGTGGTCATCATCATGAGTCCACTGATGAGCCCTCTGAGTCTTCAAAAGCATGCTGTGATCACTGCGCATGCACAAAGTCAATACCTCCTCAATGCCGCTGCTCAGACTTGAGGTTGAATTCGT
This region includes:
- the LOC137838882 gene encoding Bowman-Birk type proteinase inhibitor-like, whose protein sequence is MGLKNNNTMVLKVCFVLLFLLGTCTASLKLSELGLLMKSGHHHESTDEPSESSKACCDHCACTKSIPPQCRCSDLRLNSCHSECKSCICTLSIPAQCVCTDTNDFCYEPCKPSHDDDSGN